A window of the Flavobacterium sangjuense genome harbors these coding sequences:
- a CDS encoding TM0106 family RecB-like putative nuclease, with protein MRKSNSQIVFSASDLSNHIHCKHLTNLNYDVLQGLKEKPINNNRVLDVLRERGIEFENSFLKTLESQGFSIIKILQDDPDAKQKTIDAMIQGVDYIYQARLNNDKWQGWADFLVKVKHPSNLGNWSYEVIDTKLSSHTRAGTILQIALYSEIIEEIQGVLPENMYVRTPEGEIIYRVNDYISYLRLIKKRLDAAIVTPISTYPEPCSHCDICNWWEHCNSIRRQDDHLSFIAGMGTSQIKEVKQHGITTLDAMSKIPLPIPFKPTKGSKETFTKLREQARVQNETRTIQKPTYEILELKENTGFYNLPEQNAGDIYLDFEGDPLVEPSGLEYLFGWVFQEKYYCIWVMSMEEEKNALEQFIDFVFEKRKEFPLLHIYHFAPYETIALKRMMGKYAIKENEIDVLLRTKSFVDLHRVLKQSIRAGVERYSLKDLEKYHGFIREMDLRSLSKFKADFEFLLESKKFELITDEMKAAIQLYNQDDCYSTLNLHLWLEKERELLVTSGNVIERPIENTVEVPDSVNAHLERITPMYDALMQHIPLDVNERNKEQQARYILANMLDWYRREEKSFWWEFFRIMELEPDELLDEKTALTYLSYTGNREDYKRSIIDTYFFPNQECELKIGTDIRDENGNSVGEIFELDEKNNTVRIKKGPKVKDNHPFSLIKHEKFITKDKVENLIRFAEWIVVNGFESDSNSYKATRDLLLNNLPRTTEPLNKNADLLDKSIEWSTKLDFSYLPIQGPPGTGKSYTASHMIYELIKSGKKIGVTALSHKVIINLLSKVKDVADKNGFAIKILYKDSATNNEEFSWDIAKNTADVILSMKDYNLIAGTSFMFCNESFQESLDYLFIDEAGQYALIETVVVSHAAKNIVLLGDHQQLKQPIKGVHPEGTDVSALEHLLEGKKTISEEKGVFLEKTWRMHPSVCSFDSEMFYESRLHAIEGLENQRIEGNTQFQGSGLFYKSVIHEGNTNLSLEEIDEIAKIIHELTKGDVYWYDEKNNKHILQNTDIKIITPYNSNVFELQKRIPTVEIGTVDKFQGQEAPVIIYSLASSTPEDAPRGMEFLYSPNRFNVAVSRARAVFIMVGSPRIFEPDCKSPEQIKLANPFCRFMEVSEIIS; from the coding sequence ATGAGAAAGTCTAACAGTCAAATCGTTTTTTCAGCATCAGATTTATCAAATCATATCCATTGTAAGCATTTAACTAATCTTAATTATGATGTTTTACAAGGTTTAAAAGAGAAGCCTATTAACAATAATAGGGTTTTGGATGTTTTGAGAGAAAGAGGTATTGAATTTGAAAATTCATTTTTAAAAACTTTAGAATCGCAGGGATTTTCTATAATTAAAATATTGCAAGACGATCCTGACGCGAAACAAAAAACAATCGATGCGATGATTCAAGGTGTAGATTATATCTATCAAGCAAGATTGAATAACGATAAGTGGCAAGGATGGGCAGATTTTCTAGTGAAAGTAAAACATCCTAGTAATTTAGGAAATTGGTCGTATGAAGTAATTGATACCAAATTATCTAGTCATACGAGAGCTGGTACCATATTACAAATAGCTCTTTATTCGGAAATCATAGAAGAAATCCAAGGTGTTTTACCTGAAAATATGTATGTGAGAACTCCTGAAGGTGAGATAATTTATCGTGTAAATGATTATATTTCCTATTTGAGATTAATAAAAAAGAGATTAGATGCTGCAATTGTAACACCTATTTCTACATATCCTGAACCATGTTCGCATTGTGATATTTGTAATTGGTGGGAGCATTGTAATAGTATTAGACGACAAGATGACCATTTGAGTTTTATTGCTGGTATGGGAACTTCACAAATAAAAGAAGTTAAGCAACATGGAATAACTACATTAGATGCTATGTCGAAAATACCTTTGCCTATTCCATTTAAACCTACAAAAGGTTCAAAAGAAACATTTACCAAACTAAGAGAACAAGCAAGGGTGCAAAATGAAACTAGAACCATACAAAAGCCAACATATGAAATATTAGAACTCAAAGAAAACACTGGATTTTATAATTTGCCTGAACAAAATGCTGGCGATATCTATTTAGATTTTGAAGGTGATCCATTAGTAGAACCGTCAGGATTAGAGTATTTATTTGGATGGGTATTTCAAGAGAAATATTATTGCATTTGGGTAATGAGTATGGAGGAAGAAAAGAATGCTTTGGAGCAGTTTATTGATTTTGTATTTGAAAAAAGAAAAGAATTCCCTTTGTTACATATTTATCATTTTGCTCCTTATGAAACGATTGCATTAAAAAGAATGATGGGTAAATATGCTATAAAGGAAAATGAAATAGATGTTTTACTCCGAACTAAAAGTTTTGTGGACTTACATAGGGTATTAAAACAATCTATAAGAGCTGGTGTTGAACGCTATTCGCTAAAGGATTTAGAAAAATACCATGGTTTTATTAGAGAAATGGATTTACGCTCACTTTCCAAATTTAAAGCAGATTTTGAATTTCTACTTGAGAGTAAAAAGTTTGAACTAATAACTGATGAAATGAAAGCTGCTATTCAACTTTACAACCAAGATGATTGTTATTCTACTTTAAACTTGCATTTGTGGCTTGAAAAAGAAAGAGAATTATTAGTTACTAGTGGTAATGTAATAGAAAGACCAATTGAAAATACAGTTGAAGTACCAGATAGTGTTAATGCTCATTTAGAACGAATTACACCCATGTATGATGCATTAATGCAACACATTCCACTTGATGTTAATGAACGAAACAAAGAACAACAAGCAAGATATATCCTTGCCAATATGCTTGATTGGTATAGAAGAGAGGAAAAATCGTTTTGGTGGGAGTTTTTTAGAATTATGGAATTGGAGCCGGATGAATTATTAGATGAAAAAACAGCTCTAACCTATTTGAGTTATACTGGTAATCGCGAAGATTATAAAAGAAGTATTATAGATACCTATTTTTTTCCTAATCAAGAATGTGAATTAAAAATAGGAACAGATATCAGAGACGAAAATGGAAATAGTGTAGGTGAAATATTCGAATTAGACGAAAAAAATAATACTGTACGAATAAAAAAAGGGCCAAAAGTCAAAGATAATCATCCATTCTCGTTAATAAAACATGAAAAATTTATAACAAAGGATAAAGTCGAAAACTTGATTCGATTTGCAGAGTGGATAGTAGTTAATGGTTTTGAAAGTGATTCTAATTCATACAAAGCAACACGAGATTTATTATTAAATAATTTACCTCGAACTACAGAACCTTTGAATAAAAATGCTGATTTATTAGATAAAAGTATTGAGTGGTCAACAAAATTAGATTTTAGTTATCTACCCATACAAGGGCCTCCTGGAACTGGTAAAAGTTATACTGCTAGTCATATGATTTATGAACTCATAAAAAGTGGAAAAAAAATTGGTGTAACTGCATTAAGTCATAAAGTAATAATTAATCTATTAAGTAAAGTCAAAGATGTTGCAGATAAAAATGGATTTGCTATAAAAATATTATATAAGGATTCTGCAACAAACAATGAAGAGTTTTCATGGGATATTGCCAAAAATACTGCTGATGTCATTTTAAGTATGAAAGATTACAACCTCATTGCTGGTACTAGTTTTATGTTTTGTAATGAAAGTTTTCAAGAATCGCTAGATTATCTTTTTATAGATGAAGCTGGGCAATATGCTTTAATAGAAACTGTCGTTGTATCACATGCCGCAAAAAATATTGTTTTACTAGGAGATCATCAACAATTGAAACAACCTATAAAAGGAGTTCATCCTGAAGGTACAGATGTTTCTGCATTGGAACATTTACTTGAAGGCAAAAAAACAATTTCAGAAGAAAAAGGTGTCTTTTTAGAAAAAACATGGAGAATGCATCCGTCTGTTTGCTCTTTTGATTCTGAAATGTTTTATGAGTCAAGATTACATGCTATTGAAGGGTTAGAAAATCAAAGAATTGAAGGAAACACACAATTTCAAGGTTCTGGATTATTTTATAAATCTGTTATTCATGAAGGTAACACCAATTTGTCATTGGAAGAAATCGATGAGATTGCAAAAATAATTCATGAACTTACTAAAGGTGATGTTTATTGGTATGATGAAAAAAACAACAAACATATTTTACAAAATACGGATATTAAAATCATAACGCCTTACAATAGTAACGTATTTGAATTGCAAAAAAGAATACCAACTGTTGAAATTGGAACAGTTGATAAATTTCAAGGACAAGAAGCTCCAGTAATTATTTATAGTTTAGCAAGTTCAACACCCGAAGATGCACCACGGGGAATGGAGTTTCTCTATAGCCCAAATAGATTCAATGTAGCTGTATCAAGAGCAAGAGCAGTTTTTATAATGGTAGGAAGTCCTAGAATTTTTGAACCTGATTGCAAATCACCAGAACAAATAAAACTTGCTAATCCATTTTGTAGATTTATGGAAGTCTCAGAAATCATATCATAA
- a CDS encoding helix-turn-helix domain-containing protein — translation MDSSNRKIVDFIKNEWISTASSQSSFAVDHNLDEKTVRRIKNDPDYKISLDTIQKVCEAKNLKLSEFFKLVGL, via the coding sequence ATGGATAGTTCAAATCGTAAAATTGTAGATTTTATTAAAAATGAATGGATTAGCACAGCTAGTTCACAGAGTTCCTTTGCAGTAGATCATAATCTTGACGAAAAAACTGTCCGTCGAATCAAAAATGATCCCGATTACAAAATTAGTCTTGATACTATTCAAAAAGTTTGCGAGGCTAAAAACTTAAAACTCTCAGAGTTCTTTAAGTTGGTAGGATTATAA